gataatgttagGAAGTATATTGTtcacgaaaatttaaaaaattaaattttttttctcaggttcgaaaaggtagacttactgcccattacagagagatgttcggtgagccggatagtcgtttagacccgtcgtcttcttcagctcacggttcttcgggtcaggagactgtccccgagtctttggatctccttcttctagtgcaccatcggttcctcatgtgcctcccccgatggctcctcctcctgtgcctcctctgatggcacctccgatgcccgccgagattcatcccgatttgatggtgcctccgagtgctccttactcgcagtacaccgtagaggacattctccgtctgccaggcagagaaagtttaccagtcatcgaccccgaccgaccggacagaactttgtggtatgtttcattatttttttattctttttaaattcttttataactttaaaaaataatttatattttaaatttttattttccagGTTTGGGATTGACGGATGTCATGCATCGGACGTAAACGACACAATAAAatgttacttctccatggcacatccgaactggaaaaagacggcacactacgtcagaaagacgtggtttaaaatttacgctgtaagtttctattaattaattatctatctttaaattttttcattatttatatatatatttttttctgaaaaactaattataaattatttttttctaacagcaaaaatataattgggccttggggatcactgagagggtgaggaagaagtttatcgcgaaggcgaaagttcacTTGTTGGCACGGTCTCCAACTaaaagggtgactggatcgtgaaggggtatgagcgtggcaaacccgctgagctcaccacagatgtctgggatggcctcatccgatattggcgtcttcctgattccattagaatcggccagtcttgctctaactcccgtaacacagtcgatgagcacgggaacaggccgatgcttcacactacgggccaaaaaccccacgccggtgtccgtttggaaatggtaattaaatatttaattatattaaatttttagtatatttttatatatattctaacaactttcttaaatgttttttaggccaaagagacgggagaattcccgtctcttatgcaactttacgagaggacccacaagaacaaggcgggccgatttatagatggcaagtccgagcaaatctacaacgatttggctgctcgggttgaagaacgccagacccagctgacctagcagtccaccgatggattacccgtcaccttatccacacctgaagtggataagctttacgaggaggtaaattttctaaaattttaattttcttaaatattcatttaatttaactttaaatttttactaacaaaatttattttttgttttttaaggttgtccctaaaaaaaagggacggacgttggggattggttccgtcaacgatgttccgagagagacatcgtcttatgttcagcgacgggatgatgaagactctcagctgcgtagggagtccgaagagctgcgtagagagtctactCAGCTGCGTCACGAGTTGAGCTCGACGCAAtctgcgttcacagctcgtgtgggtggactcgaggacttcttggacgttgtagcggccacaaatccggaatgggagacTTTGTTGAGGACCATGCGACAACAAAATCCTATCCCAGGCGAGTCACCAACCGACGActcacatgccgaggcggatgtaATGGCGAGGAGTGATGACTTCTACCAGGCGATTAACGAccacccttagttctttttaatttcggttcttgtattatgaattcaaaacttatttatatataaaatattttggttttgatttttttagaattttaattttattaataatttaaattatttaaattatttttttaattataattttttatatttctgtaaaataacgaaacaaagtaaattcgtagctaattttgcggcttttttacgtggaaacttaacgtggtttttacgaggaattgtttacaaggaaataacgtggaaatctatcaaggtatttacgtttaCTTTACGTGGAAAGCTATTAAGGTATTTACgtttactttacgaggaaagctatcaaggtatttacgtttactttacgagtatttatttacgtgggttttacgaggaaagtctttcgtggtatttacgaggaaacttaGCGACgtctttacgtggtctttacgacgaaatattcctcttctcttttacgacgaaattatttcctcgctatgttacgacgaattagcgaggatatatgcgttacgacaaacgtataacgacgaaacgggtttcctcgctaattcctcgtaacactGCTTTTACGACTAAGTCACGAGGAAAACTGCCGtcgtaaaacttgtgtttttttGTAGCGAATATCCCTTGACAAATATGTAGTTATCCGCCCCCCTTAAACATAAGAAACTATGGAGATCATTAGCATCATCGATCATGCATGGTTATTTGGTGATTTCTGTTAATATTTTTGAACCCACAGCTACATCATCTTTTGATACTACATGACCTAggaatataatttgttttgagGAAgctaaatttatttgaatttgcATACAACCTTTATTCTGGTATGCTTATCATTACCGTATTTAGGTGCCAGTTGTGTTCATTATTGCTTCTAGAATACATTCATACACTTATACAACTGCTTCATGAATATGTTATTCATcaactttattaaaatttgtgaGCACGTTTTTCAGTCCAAAAGACATTAATTACCATGAACTCATAATGGTCATATTGTGTCAAAATGTCGTTTTCCTTATATTCTCCTAAACTATATGAATATAATTTGACTTTGATGCAACACTGATCTTTGAAAATCAACAGTATGATTTTATGTAGCTTGTCCAATAGCACATCAATAGGTGGCAAGGTATATTTATTCTTATTTCTCATCTTGTTCAGACCACGACAATTGACGCAAAGTCATAGCCTTCCTTTTTGATGAACTAATGGATGCTCCCATTGTGAAAACTTGGTCGTGTGAACCCTTAGTCCGGTAGGTCCTTTATTTAATTCTAAAGTCAGCCATCTCAACTTTTTTAGATGATAAGAGGATTTTCACACTGATGCAGCTTTAGGTAGCACATATCAAATACTAACAGAATTTtcaatatttgtgatttgcttcatATGTTACggatatctgatttttttttatatgcttTGCTTTGGAAAAATAGATATCCggaaatatatgaatatttgtagatatttacgaatacttgCGGCTCATCTGTTTTTCTCAGTACAAATAATCTATAAAATTTGACATATATTTgttcttcaaattttttttgatgtgacatataaaatgaaattaaaatagtAGTGAAGGTAcatgttttgtaaattttaaacttagttaacaataataataagacaaaacttaagaaaaatcataattttcatgtattttattaatacttttataagtataatatgaataaaatttatcaaatcatatgttagaataataattatataaaatcatacatttaaaactctaagcataatcaagatatacatgtatttatatatctgCCTCAGGAAAGAGGATATTCGCtttgatttgtgattttttttagcggatattaatttttactattttcttttcGAAAGTTTACGAATATCCGAACTTTTTTAGATCGAATCAAaacaaatcgaatcaaatttaacggataaaatgtAATGTCCTAGTTTTAGGCTCCAATTGGATCTTGATATAAATTTCATGTGTGGGTGGTGGTTCTTGCAACAAATCGAAGATATCCATCTACCCAACTACTATAGGTACGGTTTTGTTACCAGCTTTTCACCCATCATAAGAAGCTTCATTTTCTATCTTAATAATTCTCTTGTAAAATTGAGATGATTATGATCTTGGTCTGCTtctttgctctttttttttggaagacTAGTCTCCCTTGTGGCTGGGTATGATAATTCCAACTTCAGAGCAATTCAAAACTTCTCGGTAGTGAACCAACCAATCAGTTTCCATTTTCCGAATGAGTGTTCCAGCTCCATTAATTTCATGCTAACAGCACACTTCGAACGTTCACATAAACTTAGATGGACATCTATAAGAAAAGCAACCAAGATGGGCCAACTAAGGCCCATTCATCCGAGTAACCCGGCTCAACTCGTGACGACTCCGAGTCATTGACTCAGAATCCTCTTCTAACGAAATTTCTCATATCGCATTTCATTTGATCTCAATGCGAACCGCGAATGGACGCGATCAAGCCACTTCCTCAGGTCTCGAGCTTCTCCGCTTCAGTCTTTAGCTTCCTCGATGACAGGTTCAGAGACGCCGCGGATCTCTCCCAATCACCCGCTCTGGTCTCCGAATTGGAAACCGAGATTTCCGAATTGGATCAGAGATTAGCCGGGCTGAACCGCCAGCTCGAGTCCGGTTTAGCTTCGTACGCTTCGTTCTCCGATCGCATCGGCGGTCTACTCATCGGAGTCAATGCCAAATTAGCTGATCTCTCTTCTTCTCGCTCCGCGTCAGGTTCGTATGATCTCATCAATTAGATCTCTGCCAAATTTTGAGTCTTTTGGCTGTCTTATTCATTCAGATGGCGGAAAGGAGGAGGAGACGAGGGAGCATGTAGCTGGGGAGGAGCTTCCATCACTGGCTAAAGAAGTAGCACAAGTTGAGTCTGTGCGGGCTTATGCTGGtaaagtttgtttctttttggtgTTCCTTCTTTGTCACTTTGAGTCTTTCAAGATGTTTCTCTTATTTTTCAGAGACTGCATTAAAGCTAGATACTTTAGTTGGTGATATAGAGGATGCTGTCATGTCTTCTTTGAATAAAAACTTGCGAACATCTCGGTCAAGTGGTTTTGAAGTAAGTACACTGTCTTCAGCTAGAGTCTTCTGTATAAAGTTATAGTGTGTAATGTTGTAAATGCTACTGACATCAGGAAGTGCGTCTACACGCTATCAAAACACTTCAAAAGACAGAAGAGATACTGAGTTTAGTGGCAAAGAAGCATCCTCGCTGGGGACGTCTTGTTTCTGCAGTTGATCATAGAGTGGATAGAGCTTTAGCTATGCTGAGACCTCAAGTGATCGCTGATTATAGAGCGTTGCTTACTTCTCTTGGATGGCCACCTCAGCTTTCTAACTTAACTTCATCGAGCCTTGATTCGAAGTCTGATGATGTCCAAAATCCGCTTTTCAACATGGAAGGGAACCTCAAAACTCAGTATTGTGGAAACTTCCATGCTCTGTGTAGCCTGCAGGGTCTGCAGCTGCAAAGAAAGTCGCGGCAGCTTGGGAGCCATAAGGGTGAAAATGTTCTCTTCCACCAGCCACTCTGGGCTATTGAAGAGCTGGTTAACCCTCTGACTGTTGCATCTCAGCGACATTTTGCAAAGTGGAGCGAAAAGCCTGAATTCATTTTTGCACTTGTGTATAAAATCACAAGGGACTATGTGGACTCTATGGATGAGTTACTGCAACCGCTTGTTGATAAAGCAAAACTAGCTGGGTACAGTTGCAGAGAAGAGTGGGTTTCGGCTATGGTGAGCTCATTGTctttgtacttggtgaaagagATATTCCCTACTTATGTTGGTCAGCTAAACGAACCTGATCTTAGTTCTGAGGCTAAGGTTTCGTGGCTCCATCTCATTGACCTGATGATCTCTTTTGATAAGCGAGTCCAGTCTCTGGTATCTCAATCAGGAATACTTTCGCTTCAAGAAGATGGGAATCTTCTGAGAATCTCCTCTCTTTCAGTTTTCTGTGACAGACCTGATTGGCTCGATATATGGGCAGAGATAGAGCTAGAGGAGAAGCTCGTCAAGTTAAAGGCGGAGATGGATAACGACAGAAACTGGACGGTGAAGGTTCAAGACGAACTCATCTCCACTTCAAACGTTTACAGACCACCAATTGTTTCCAGCATCCTTCTGCAGCACTTGTCATCAATCATAGAACGATCCAAATCAGTGCCTGCCATTTACTTGAGAGCAAGGTTCCTGAGACTGGCAGCCTCGCCAACAATCCAGAAGTTCTTGGATTGCCTTCTTCTCAGGTGCCAAGAAGCGGAAGGACTAACGGCTTTAACCGAAAATAACGATCTAATCAAGGTCGCAAGCTCTATCAATGCTGGTCACTACATTGAATCAGTCTTGGAAGAATGGTGTGAGGATGTCTTTTTCCTCGAAATGGGAAATGGACAGGACAATCCACAGGAAGCTCCGGGACAGGAGAACTTTACAGAACCTTCTGAAGGTATTTTCGGAGAAGAGTTTGAGAAGCTGGAGAAGTTCAGACTAGAGTGGATAAACAAGTTGTCTGTGGTGGTCTTGAGAGGCCTTGATGCTCGGACTCGAGAGTACATTAAAAACAGAAAGCAATGGCAGGAGAAGAGAGACAAAGAGTGGACGGTGTCGAGGGCACTAGTCGGGGCTCTAGACTACTTACAAGGCAAAACGTCGATAATAGAAGAAAATCTAAACAAAGCAGACTTTACAGCTACGTGGAGGAGTCTAGCCTCAGAGATAGACAAGCTGTTCTTCAACAGCATCCTGATGGCGAATGTGAAGTTTTCTGATGATGGAGTCGAAAGGTTTAGAGAGGACATGGAGGTTCTATATGGGGTTTTCAGGGCGTGGTGTGTTAGACCGGAAGGGTTCTTCCCTAAACTAAGCGAGGGGCTAACACTTCTGAAGATGAAAGAGAAGCAAGTAAAGGAGGGTCTGACCAGAGGCGAGAAATGGTTACGTGAGAATGGGGTTCGATATTTGAGTGAAGCCGAAGCCAAGAAGATAGCAAAGAGTAGAGTGTTCTCTTAAGTTTGATGATGCTTTGCAAATCTTCATCTCATTGATATCCTAGGAGAGTCGGACTATAAAGGTACATTCATATGTGTTGGCTTAGATACGCACAGTTCGAATAGGCGTGTGTGATCATTTCATTTATTTGTGGATTATAAAACTCAAAGTCTGGATTTTGAAATGAAGTTTTAACTAACAAGTCctggttttgttttgttggtcTCGTTTTTGACCTTTACCTTAAGATAAAGAAGCTTTGACATTTTTACGATTCTCTCTCTGGATCAGAGCAATTGTCCTTAAAACAAGAAATAGCATGTTGAATAGTAATAAACATTGGACCTGTTAGTTTGTTATGCGTATTGTATCAAGAGTAATTGTCGTTTATACACACTAAACGCCAAGATAGCTAATCAGTAACTACGAAATCGTTATTTgcttttctgatttaaaaatatgaaatagttGTAGTTAACTGATCATTACTTGTTTAGCTTCTACGAAGTAAGCTACCGTTGACTAATTCATGTCTGATTAGATGCAACAAATTAGGCGTTGTTTCGAATAAGTAGTAATTTGGAAGAACTTATACCAATGATCAATACATAAGCTtggatttcatataatttataaatgagaaaaaaactaaaatagcaccaaaccaagtttttgttcccaaagtagcactcaaggctcaaagtcacaaaaataagtttcattaaagaggtaaatatacatttatatcccttgggttaattaatccaaaccttagggtttagagttaagggtggggttttggaattggggtttaaaattttataaaaaataaatactaaaataaaaaataaaaattttaaaaacagtttcaaaaagtatttttaaattataaaaagaaaatttgaaaaaaaaaataaaaaaaaattcaaaaaaaaaattataaaaatttcgaatctgaaaacatataatctgaaactataaaaaaatttctttttttttttaattttttaattttaattttatttatttttatttatttttgtttatttgtgtaattttaaaccaagggtattagagatattttatcctttaatgaatgtcatttttgtgactttctccttctagtgctatttttgagacataaacttcaaaaggtgctattattgacaattgtcCTTTATAAATGCTAGATACAATAAGAAgacatttgaaagaaaattgaaatcatctcaaatccttgATTCAATAAGACACCTTTAATTCAggactctctcttctctcttcaaaatctttcagagagagagagagagagagccttAGATTAACTCGCTGGATTTGTTACCGGCGTTAAGACTCCTGGTGTTTGGGCTTCGACTCTGGCAAACGATGTCTCCTATGGCACCGTCTTGGCCGGCTTTCGCCTCTGAGAAGCGGTGGTTTTCACAACATCGTCTTGGCCGGCTTACCTCTAGCCTTTGCTTCTCCGATTCATCTTCTATGTTTATCGGccagctttttttttgttttggaattttgtttaatagttttaattttctttcaatctacgtttctctgttttttaaagTTTCAATCAGATCAAAAATTTTGATCGATTTGTTCTCATCCTTCCATATTTGATAGGATTTAATCATCTTCAAGCTtacttaaattttcaaagatGATTCGATTTGCATGTAAGGATTTGAGACTTTCGTTTAGTTTTCATAGTTTGATCTGATGGTTTCTGGGTTTAATGGTCTCTGAAGCGTCGATTTAGGGTTACTTCTGAACTGATCTTGAGTTATTGTCGTCGCTGGCAGTGCTTTTCTTTGCTTCATGTTTCTGATTTGCTTCCGGTGGAACGCCGACTAGACCGTCCGGCAATAACTTTTCTTTGGGTGAAGCTATGTGACGCCTCTGCTCCAAGACACGTGTCCTCCTTCAACACGTGTGAGCCTTCGTGGCTGGTCACTGTCTTCCGTTAGCCGTCTCTTGTTTCTGGGCTTTGGGTATCTTGTGTATTTTCTTATGTTTGCCCTTTTAGGCTTTTAGTTGTAAATGTTTGTCCATTAATAATactagatgacaaaaaaaaaataagacccCTTTAGTTTTTACTACAAATGTTTTCTTaatgtacattttttttttcttccacttAACATGCTTCCCTATTGTTCTTGTATGAACATATAATTTTCCAACTCAGTAGTTAATTTTCAGAAATTTCAGAATGTTGGACGTGATTAACCATTGTGAAGCTGCAAtcatgcctttttttttttgacaagtaACTCATTAAAATTAAGAAGATGACGTACAAAGTATCCCATTAAATTTAAGaagatactagattttgacccgtgcaaccgcacggatgtttgttttcatttttctatacataaattattattttagaacataagtggtatatatttttaatgtaaatcatatacttaaatatttatataactatttcaaatacaataattttataatttacatgttataattaattaattgtttaaatctTATGTATTTGTcacttctttatatatatatatatatatcttattgtatttgtatttagttattaagcaaattaatatattcatgagaaaatatatttaaaaaatattttgtatttaatttatgctaaattctgacccgtttttgaaaactggatttcttttaaccaatatttttatgcttattcattttagataatttattattgtatatataaaagtgtaagatatgttaatttttagacatgtattatatagtttgttaattttaagccgttctatcatcatattatattttaaataaatagtttatatttttgaaaataaaatttataaatttatcaattgaatataattttatcatatttattttggtataataattatatttttacatgatcatgactataaaagtagataaaataggatataatttatttattttcatttctaaacgataacttaaaatacattaagttactttttaaatattacacagatttattataatttttaaatataatatatattatatttaaaatgaaattatattatgattaaagtagttacaaagaatTTATATTATCAACttaaaagaaatacatgttaatttttatacatgtattatatagtttgataatgttaacccatcttaccaacatattaaattttatttttgaacatacatattttataattacgaaaataaaatatataaatttaatacaattttattatatttagctcaataaaataattttaatttaatatgattgattatgattatataataactaaaatattatagatttttttatttttcattttatataactgaatatattaatgtataataatattttaaactaattttgaaattagtgaaaatatttaaatataatttcaaaaatgaagatcttgtaaaaatctttttaaacagatttgttagaattttaaaataaatatatttatatttaaaatgaaaagatatcaaatgatactatgattaaaatattttaaaaattatatttattattagtctgaattaaaatatagtatgaatttttatgaataggtccattaggtccatttttaaaaaaaatcacatatgaatcaaggttgtgacttatgttttaatatataagatattatagatttttttattttttattttatataactgaatatattaatgtataataatattttaaactaatttcgaaattattgaaaatatttaaatataatttcaaaaatgaagatcttgtaaaaatttttttaaacagatttgttagaattttaaaataaatatatttatatttaaaatgaaaagatatcaaaagatactatgattaaaatattttaaaaattatatttattattagtctgaattaaaatatagtatgaatttctatgaataggtctattaggtccatttttaaaaaaatcacacatgaatcaaggttgtgacttcggttttaatatataagatgccGATCCAaacttatatttaattttaatattagcccacacgaaaaaaaaatttaaaatttaaaaagattctataTCTGACTCTCTCACACTCTCCAAATATATCTAATTTCAAATCAATTTCTCTATACCGGTGGACAACATTGATGTCGTTGCCGCTTTAGCTCCCGCCGATAAACCTGGAAGATCAGTTGGTTGGCAACGCAAGTAAGTAAATCTCGACATCGATCTGCTtgattttttgttcttttttttttttccttggtaAAAATATGTGttcgttatatatatatatatatcgttatcaCAAGAGTGAGTGATTGGTGTTGATCTTTCCATACATTAAGATACATAAACTTAGATTACATATCGCATTAAAGTTACAGGACGATATTTAGATATTCATTTGTTTTCCTCGTATATCATGAATAACTTTGAGACCCGTGCCTTGCACGGGATGAATTTACTCGACAACATATATAAGataatgcacaataaattataGTAAGAAACTCTATTAGAAAGAAtgtgtattttatatttctgtgTGCACTTTAAATTTATGTTtgatactccatctgtttcataatatgtgtcattttaacattttttcttgttacaaaaaatgtcactttacaattataatgtaaattatacTTACTTTTAGCTGAAAAGTAATTGAAaactgcattgattttataaataattttatttatctcaaatactattggtcagagaggtataattaataacaacttacatatatttcTGCCACTTTCTAATCtatatgaaaatatcaaaatgacacttatttAGAAATAGATGAAGTATGTACCAaactatttgaaaattttgatgggCTCACCACATCTGATGGGTTGTTGGCGTTAATATAAAGATAAGTTTAATGTAATGTTTTGAAAAATGGACCGTACATTGACTCGACATTATGGACCGGTCTAACCGGTTCGACGGGATTTTAAGTTTTgatctaattttaaattaatcaattatgtatatatgtataactatagaaaatatataactcTATATCATTGTTAgaatctaaaaattatatgaaaataaaatgaaaacttcaaaaataatataagaatataataaaaactaatttatttagatatatattaaaaatgttatgtatttttaaagaaatctttttaaaatttgtaattttttttaatttttaacttgaATTATAGAaaatcagattttaatattgAAGCAGATCACCAGTTTTGGCGAGTTCGGCTGCTTTTTAACTGGTTTGCCGATTTAACTGAAATCCGGTTTTGAGCACAATCCAAAATCGATTAGAAGAGCGAATCAAGGTCCGACCGGTCCAACCGGCTGGTCCAGTCCGATTTGCAAAACACTTGTTTAATGTCTCAAACATTATTATTAGTCTAATACATATAACTAATTAGTCgaaaacaaaactaatttaacataaactgatattttatttatttatcttgcAACATTTTGTGATTTATTTGATCAGAGAGAACGCTAAGAGCCTCTTATAAAATGATGGACTTTTTTACAACTGAGAAAaattttctttatcaaaagcATCGTTATTTGTAAGTTATTATCATATATTTAGAAATGAacgtaaatttatttattatgtgatTCATAATAACACACTATATCTAGGTGATAACCCGCAAATTACCTATTTAACAttgaaacataaatttatttttagtggGAACATAAGTATGTATTTAACCtgtgaacataaatatatatttagtgttaacattggtatatattaaaaaatgaacATTAACTTTCCAAATAATTTGAATTAAGTGACACACTAATAAGTATAGAAAGTCGTAATTTACTATTTAATATCATATATTCTAGTTCAAAAAGTACATTTGATTCTTTCCATAATTTATCAAAGTACATAAATTATGTATTTCCAAAACGTTAGTATTAGCTGTACATTCGTTCCTTTCCAAAAATAATCTaactacataaataaaaaaaaattaaacatgttatttttggtaagttctttTACATTTTGAACACCCATGAAATATACGCaaaatttttagaatattttgttCTACGGTTCTATTGAATATCTCAGAAAAATATACACTATAACATATTTCTTAACATTTCATATTTGTTATCGTCGTCAgccaataattaaaaaaatttcatgtaTTCATACATATAATTCGCATGTAATGTGGAAAACCTATGATTATAATAACATGTGAAAGACCCCACCTCaaataagaaatatattcaTTCATACATATGTAATATTGCTGCCATAAAACCATACAATAATATAGAAGTCGTTTAAGTTATGCAATATGTTAGTCCAGTGGCATCTTTGGTAAATAGTCTAGTTATAAAAGGATTAAGACTAAAAGAGGCTGAGAAAGACTTTCATGATGACACCTATACAAAATGGCacaaatgtaaatattttacctt
This genomic interval from Brassica napus cultivar Da-Ae chromosome A6, Da-Ae, whole genome shotgun sequence contains the following:
- the LOC106347633 gene encoding RINT1-like protein MAG2; amino-acid sequence: MDAIKPLPQVSSFSASVFSFLDDRFRDAADLSQSPALVSELETEISELDQRLAGLNRQLESGLASYASFSDRIGGLLIGVNAKLADLSSSRSASDGGKEEETREHVAGEELPSLAKEVAQVESVRAYAETALKLDTLVGDIEDAVMSSLNKNLRTSRSSGFEEVRLHAIKTLQKTEEILSLVAKKHPRWGRLVSAVDHRVDRALAMLRPQVIADYRALLTSLGWPPQLSNLTSSSLDSKSDDVQNPLFNMEGNLKTQYCGNFHALCSLQGLQLQRKSRQLGSHKGENVLFHQPLWAIEELVNPLTVASQRHFAKWSEKPEFIFALVYKITRDYVDSMDELLQPLVDKAKLAGYSCREEWVSAMVSSLSLYLVKEIFPTYVGQLNEPDLSSEAKVSWLHLIDLMISFDKRVQSLVSQSGILSLQEDGNLLRISSLSVFCDRPDWLDIWAEIELEEKLVKLKAEMDNDRNWTVKVQDELISTSNVYRPPIVSSILLQHLSSIIERSKSVPAIYLRARFLRLAASPTIQKFLDCLLLRCQEAEGLTALTENNDLIKVASSINAGHYIESVLEEWCEDVFFLEMGNGQDNPQEAPGQENFTEPSEGIFGEEFEKLEKFRLEWINKLSVVVLRGLDARTREYIKNRKQWQEKRDKEWTVSRALVGALDYLQGKTSIIEENLNKADFTATWRSLASEIDKLFFNSILMANVKFSDDGVERFREDMEVLYGVFRAWCVRPEGFFPKLSEGLTLLKMKEKQVKEGLTRGEKWLRENGVRYLSEAEAKKIAKSRVFS